Proteins encoded by one window of Acidobacteriota bacterium:
- the nth gene encoding endonuclease III, which translates to MSGKKSGFEHIVDTLIRRYDPDWFSRKNRKDPYRILISCLLSLRTKDEVTLPATERLFALARTPDEMMKLKERRIVQIIYPVGFYNVKAKRIIEISKTLVEKYGSRVPDDLETLLTLKGVGRKTANLVISLGYGKPGICVDTHVHRISNRIGIVRTKTPHQTESALRKILPMQYWIPFNNVLVRHGQEICKPISPLCSACLIEKLCRKLGVTTSR; encoded by the coding sequence ATGTCCGGAAAAAAATCAGGTTTTGAACATATCGTTGATACTCTTATCAGGAGATACGACCCTGACTGGTTCTCCCGGAAGAATAGGAAAGATCCTTACAGGATCCTGATCTCCTGCCTTCTGAGCCTTCGAACGAAAGATGAAGTTACCTTGCCCGCCACGGAGAGACTCTTCGCATTAGCCCGCACCCCCGATGAGATGATGAAGCTGAAGGAACGCAGAATCGTGCAGATCATCTATCCTGTTGGTTTTTACAACGTCAAGGCGAAAAGGATAATCGAGATCAGCAAAACGCTTGTCGAGAAGTATGGATCGAGGGTCCCGGATGACCTTGAGACTCTCCTGACGCTCAAAGGAGTTGGCAGAAAAACGGCAAACCTGGTCATCAGCCTCGGGTATGGAAAGCCTGGGATATGTGTGGATACTCATGTACACAGGATCTCCAACAGGATAGGAATCGTCAGGACGAAGACTCCACACCAGACGGAATCTGCCTTGAGGAAGATCCTGCCAATGCAATACTGGATCCCCTTCAACAATGTTTTAGTAAGGCACGGCCAGGAGATATGCAAGCCTATTTCGCCGCTCTGCAGCGCCTGTCTTATTGAGAAGCTCTGTCGGAAACTGGGTGTGACGACGTCAAGATAG